The Elephas maximus indicus isolate mEleMax1 chromosome 11, mEleMax1 primary haplotype, whole genome shotgun sequence genome contains the following window.
CCTGTGCTACTGTGAGGAGTTTGGCCTTTACCTTGAGGGGGAGGGAGCCACCATGGAGTCCTGAGCAGAGACAACATGTGGCTGGACATAGACGTTCACAGGACTCTTTGCTGTGTGGGGATGGGAACAGGGAAGGAGTCAGCTGCACTAGTCCAGATCTGCTGATGGCGACGTGGCAGGATCAGCCTCTCAGCTCTAGACCACAGACTCCGGAAAGGCAGGAGCCACAGCGGCTTTACTCACCCAGAATACCCACTAAACAGAAcacaccaaacaaacaaacccatcgccatcgagtcggctccaactcaccgtgacctcataggacagagtagaactgccctgccccatagggtttctaaggctgtaatctctatggaagcagacggccacatctttcttccttggagcggctggtggggtgAATGgcccgccaacctttcaggtagcagccacgcgcttaaccgctgtgctaccagTGCTCCTTTGCACAGAAAACACACTCACAAAACAAagccgttgccgtggagtcgattccgactcatagaggctggtggcttcgaattgccgaccttttggttagcagccaaacgctctTCCTTAAATCTTTGCTAAGTGATTTATAGTTCTCAGGTGTTGAGCTTCTACTTTATCAGGCCTTATGTGAACACTAAACAGACACAACCtcataaaatcctcacaacatcccTGTTGGCTGAGTTTTGAAATAGTCCCTAATTtacaggagaaaactgaggctcagaggcgcTGTTTCTGGTCACGATTAATACTGTTGGGATTTGACTTCAGCTGTCTGATCTTACATGGCCGGAGGGGGCAGAGCCAGCCAATCACGACCTGGAAGGCGGAGCCTATTTATCAACACTGCATATACACCTGCCCAGGTGAGGCGTGCACAGCGAACCTTTAAAGCGCACGTCGAGGGCCCCTCCCTCCAGCGGGAATCAGCCGGCCGACGCCAGCCTggaggatgctggtgagaagcagGGGCCCAGGATCCACATTCCGGGTGCGGCCTCTCTGCTGACGCTGACCCCAGGCCCCTCTCCCTCGCAGAGTCCGGCTGCGTCCCTCGATTCAGAGCCTCCGAGCGCCTCCCTCCCCGACGGCGTCCCTGCGGCCACGCGTCTGTCCCCAGGAGGCCCCGCGAGGCCGCCGGGACCGTGGGCGCCGCCGGGGCTGGAGGAGGCGCTGGGCGCACTGGGGCTGGAGGGAGAACGCGAGTACGCAGGGGACATCTTCGCCGAAGTTATGGTGAGCGGGTCCGGGGCACAAGTCCGTGACCGGCGGccctggggttagggttagagaagGCGAAGCTGGCCCACCTACCCAGTAAGCATTTCCGGACTCCCACCTGGCCAGCCTCCTCTCCCACCTCTACCCACTGGCTTTCCTGCTTCCCTGGCCTTCTTGACTGGTTCTCGCAGTTTCCACAGCTCCAACGCCCTTTCCCGCTTCGTGCCCCTCACCATATTCAAGCATCTCCTAATCTCCCCGGACTGCTCTGCCCCTCctttgcttcacagcctttcccATGGGTCCCTCACTTTTATTCATTTGACAGACAGagattcatttaacaaatgtttctGAGCACTGTTCTAGGGACCAGAGATACTGTGATGAGCCAGCCTGTCCTCATTGTAGGGAGACAAACAAGCAAATAGGAGATAATTTCAGAGGGGCCACAAAGACCCAAAACAGGCCATGGGACCATCAGATATCTGTATGAGATATGTCACATTGGAAGAAAGACTGAAGGGATGAATTCATTGACTGAGCATCTTGTGTGTGTCTCTCCTGGGCTGGGTCTCTGTTAGGAGCTGAGATCCAGCTGTGAACTGGACTGAAGTCCTTGCCCGTGTGGTATGGGCAACTCTAGGGGGTAAGCAGGCAAAACGCAGAGAAACACTGGACACCTTCAGAAAGAAAGTAATGAAACAGTGATAAGGTGGAGGGAGGAGTACAAAACAAGGGAACCTTTAGCTGAGACTTGAATGACAAGAGAAGGAACCAGCCATGCaaggagctgggggctggggaaaGGCCATTTCAGGAGAAGGAAtagtaagtgcaaaggccctggggcaggaatgAGTTTGGCATGGTCTTGCAGCCAGAAGAAAGCTGCTGTGGCTGGAGTGTGAAGTATGATGGGAGAGATGGAGGAGGGGATTCTGGAGCAGGGGCAGGACCTGAAAGTGTGGGAAAGGAATTAGGATGTTATTCGGAGGGTACTGGGagccaaaggttttttttttgttttttttttttaatttattgttgtagggttgctatgagttagaatcaattctttggcaactaacaacaaatgtgtgtgtgtataaacatttgccgtttcagtatttttttttttttacacatacaattcagtgatgctAATCGCATCCATGTTGTCCGACCACCACTACTGTTCCCAGGTTTTCATggaatgctctttttttttaagttgggaaGTTCCTTGGTCAGATTTGAACTTTAAAAAGTCCCTCTCAGAGCACTGAGAAgggttggtgggttagggttggtgGCCAAGTTTGCTGTCCGGGAGCCCAAGGGGAGACAATCAGGAAGTCAGACTGGAGAGGTCGATAGGGATCGTCCAGGGCAAAGCCCTGGCTTCTAGACGGGGACAGGGAAAGAGGAGCCGATTTGAAGGCCCAGTTTGGGTGTGGCACCGGTGCGATGTCTAACTGGAGTCCAGGAGGCCGCTGCACCCAGGactggagctcaggagagaggCCGAGGCACAGGTGTGGAGAGTGAGGCTGGCCCTGCCCAACCCCAGGTGTGCCGCGCGCTGCCAGGGAGGGCCTTGCCACCTGCTGTGACCCCGGAGATGCGCGCGCTAGTGGTGGACTGGCTGGTCCAGGTGCACGTATGTACCAGGGAGGGGGTGGGCCCGGGCCCACATCGCAGCCTGGGACCCCGGTAGTCACCCATGTCCCTCCCCAGGAGTACCTGGGTTTGGCGGGGGACACGCTGTACTTGGCCGTGCATCTGCTGGATTCCTACCTGCGTTCAGGCCGAGTGCGCCTCCATCGCCTGCAGCTCCTGGGCGTGGCCTGCCTGTTCGTGGCTTGCAAGGTGGAAGAGTGCGTGCTTCCCGAGGTACTTCCGGGGTGGggcgcctactgtgtgccaagcaagTTGCTCAGTGCTTCACCTACTCTTGGAATCCTAACATATCTGTATGAGGTTGGGACTGTCAACGTATCCCTTTAACAGAGGAGGAGCCCGAGGCCCAAAGTCAAGTGGCTGGGATTTGACTCGCCCTTGAAAAGTTATAGTCCGTCTTGAGTACTTAGGGTTAACACGTGTGAACGCAGTAACATATCAGAACTGCCTGTTGAAGTAGACAGTAGTGTTTCTGTTTCACAAACgcggaactgaggctcagattgCTTAGATGAATAGCCTTGTGTCACAGTGAATAAATGGTAAGGTTTGAACTCAAACCCCGGTCTTACTGACACTGAGGGCAGTGCTCTCCACGACCTCCAGGCACAAAAATCAATGGCCCATTTTACAGACCAGGAAACTTAGGTCCAGGTTGGGAACTGAACTGATCCTAGGCCCtccagggcagggaggggagagctGGGGTCCCGCGTCCCTCTCTTCCCCCGCTCCCTCTGCAGCCTGCCTCCCTCTGCCTCCTGGGGGCCGGCTCCTTCTCGCCAGCCGAGCTGCTGCGCGCAGAGCGCCGCATCCTGAGCCGCTTGGATTTCCGGCTGCACCACCCCGGCCCGCTGCTGTGCCTCGGACTGCTCGGTGCGCTGGCTGGGAGCAGCCCCCAGGTATGGAGCGGAGGGGCGGGGCTCGCGGGGAGGGGCGGGGCTCGTGGGGAGGGGCGGGGTCGGACATTTCCACCTGCGTGCCGGCAGGTGATGCTGCTCGCCACCTACTTTCTGGAGCTGTCCCTGCTGGAAGCCGAGGCTGCAGAATGGGAGCCGGGTCGTCGCGCAGCTGCCGCGCTGAACCTGGCACACCGCGTGCTCGATCGGACTGGGCCCGAGCCAGAGTTTTACAGGTATGGCCGCGGCGGAAGGGGTCTCTGCGGCTTCAGGAGCATCCTTTCCGGGTCTGTCTTTACTGCTTCAGAGAATGAGAGACAACTGGGGCGCGGAAGGACTAGACTTGATTTTCCTGGTCGTGGGAGAGAATGGTGTATCTGCCCAGCCTGGGGATCCCATGTTGTTTTTCCTCAGGGGTGTCAGAGAATAGGGTGTCCAGATTTAGAGACCCTTTCTCAGACCTGGAAGTTGCGCTAGTGTTCCTGGCTTGATAATGAGGGGTCTGCCAGACCTTGAGTGCCCCAGCTCCACAGCCGGTCGCGGATGGGGTGCCCTTTAGCTGCTGTAACCCCCCACCTGCCCATTAGCCAGGCCATTGGTGGCAGGGCAAATCCTCGTTGCTCCCAGCCCGTGCTCGCGCAGAGCTGTTCGTCTGCCTGTCTTCGGGCTCCCTCTCCTGTCCCCGAGGTCCTCTCCCACGTGCCTCCCCCCGTCACTGTCTAGTTGAGGCTGGTCCACCTGTCCGACCTCGAGAGCCCCTGAGCCTCCCCCGGCATCCAAGTCGGGGACCCGAGTCTCAGCTTCGAGCCTCTATTTCCACCGCCCAGCCCAGTTTCCCCGTCTCCCCACCGCAGCCCCGCGGAGCTGGCGCCCCTGGAGCCGTGCATGGCCCGCGCCGCACTCCGGGGCCCCGCGCCCGGCCGCGCCGCCGTCTTCCTCAAGTACGCGCGGCCCCAGCGTCAGGGCACCAGCCTGGCCGCCGCCCGCCTGCTCCGCCGCCCGGAACCCCGCCGCCCCGAACCCGGGCCTCCCTGAGTCGGGAACCCGGTCAAAAAAAGACTCCTCTCTGCATGTGTACGTCTTTCACTTCATTAAAGAGTTTCTTTTTATTCCTAGC
Protein-coding sequences here:
- the LOC126085597 gene encoding cyclin-P-like; this encodes MLSPAASLDSEPPSASLPDGVPAATRLSPGGPARPPGPWAPPGLEEALGALGLEGEREYAGDIFAEVMVSGSGAQVRDRRPWG
- the LOC126086307 gene encoding cyclin-P-like, with the protein product MEEGILEQGQDLKEAAAPRTGAQERGRGTGVESEAGPAQPQVCRALPGRALPPAVTPEMRALVVDWLVQVHEYLGLAGDTLYLAVHLLDSYLRSGRVRLHRLQLLGVACLFVACKVEECVLPEPASLCLLGAGSFSPAELLRAERRILSRLDFRLHHPGPLLCLGLLGALAGSSPQVMLLATYFLELSLLEAEAAEWEPGRRAAAALNLAHRVLDRTGPEPEFYSPAELAPLEPCMARAALRGPAPGRAAVFLKYARPQRQGTSLAAARLLRRPEPRRPEPGPP